From the genome of Glycine soja cultivar W05 chromosome 14, ASM419377v2, whole genome shotgun sequence:
ttttaaatttgattttgaaacaaataCTGGTGGTTTTTGAGCCGCCACAAATCgcgttatcaaatatttaatagacATGTCATCACTTAACTGGTGACAGGGATCtaaaacaaaacttttcaaatatgAGGAAGTAGATGCGAAGGAAAAATTTCTCAGAGATCAAACACAAAAGTCGAGTATATATcagggataaaaaatatatttaagtcttccAATAATAAGGATATTAGAATGAAACAATgagtaaaatatcaaataataataatagataaatgaTGAAAGATGACTAGAAAATAAGTTAAGCTCCATTTTGTTAgttaattatcttataatagttaattattttgtaactatagtaattaaaaaaatatattttcttaagaagaataataatagttttaataATAACTACTTTGGATGTGCTTCGGACTTGGTTGTTATTAGAGCTATAAAAGTTTAATGGTAATCACTTTGGATGTACTTCTAATTTGATTATcatgaaagttttttttaatatataaaaaactaaaaagaactaaaacaataaaaatattagcaTGCAAATGTTTCCTACCAAAGAACTACGTAACTTTGATTCTCCATTGCACTTGgagatacataggagcaagaaaTCACTATTGTTgagctaaaaaaaatataaatttagaaaaataaaatacaataataatcctctttttcataaaattaattttattttaataataaaaattctcataaaaaaattgaatatctaaaaatattcttcttttgttttgagggataaaataaataaatttaaagttataataatttttcacatttaattaaaggtaATTGTCGTTATGACAGACATCATAAGGTGCTAATACTTTCCGTATATGTAATCGACCCCATACTCAAATTTGGTTCCAAAGACTACACTTTTGTTAAAAAAGGTTTTTCTGATGTTTTCCTTAATAAATATTGGTGACAACTTCTTAGTTTTTTAAACATCTTACTTTTTTCACCGTCCCACCGTGACCCTAGTTGCAACAAAGATTATGTaaaaatttcatgatttttccTAATTTTAGACATGGTAGATGATAAAACTAGATCTTGTGGTCAACATCGAAGTTGTAGATTGTCTTAGCTTTTAAACAAGATAAAGACCAACTTGATTGGGTTAGTATAACTCTAGATAATATTATTACACTCAAATAAGGACATATTACATAAGGAAAATATGCCAATATGTAATAGAAATCATAATGGTTATGTATGATCTAAATTgtcaatatatatacatacatacatatatatatatatatatatatatatatatatgtatgtatgtatgcatgcatgcatgtattATGCGTGTGTGTGTATATGTGTTAAGACTTGTTATAATTTATGGTATGCAAATATGATGAATGATCCATGTGACCATTCAAATACTATAATAAAATGTTGTAAGTGTCAATCATGGAAACTTGTGTTATGGATTTAAGATTCCCATGAAGCATGATGCCTAGGAGTATGAGATATGGATAAAGTGATGTCATGGTACATAAGTAAGATTTGAAATGTTAAGCGAACCTAGTCCATGAGGGATAGGATTTTGCAAGTAATGTGTTAGGTAAAGCAATGTGCATCCTATGTGACCACATTTCATGAATATACATATGTGTTTTTCTCGAAGGATGTTATTGAGCTTAATTGGGGAGGCAATAAATGAGTTGAAGTATGACTTTGGTCTTAGGGTGTTATCTAGTTTAGAATCTTCGTGTAACTCATGTTAATCTAATGGGTTGGAGTATCCTAACAAGACTGGGTAACTCTAGCGCACTATCATTAGTCTCATCTCGATTGAGAGTGTTAGTGTCAAATTAAGTGAGTTCATTAATTGCATGCCCTCCCAAGCTTCTTTCatgaatattttgaatattacCACATGCATACGAGAATAGCAGTTAGACAATATTACATTATTCCTTGTTGTGAATATGTTTGACCCAAATGGTTGTGATGACAATGCTACATGGCTATGTGTGTATGTGTATTCCATTAACGACTGATGTTTTGCTATATCTAAATGCAAGCGCTGATATTGTGATATTAATGTTAATGATGTGTGGACGGTTACACTTAGAACAATGTTATGTGATCAATCCCAGATAGGAAGAGTGTAAATGTGAGGattattatattaagaaatgtgAGTTAACAAGATGAAGTATTGACAAGGGTAGTAAAATGAGAACAAGATCCTTAGATAATAAACAAAGTAATTAGCATTAATGATGTTGTGGGTTCACCCTACTCTTCTGCTTGGTTCAGTGGATCTCTAGATTACACTCCATCCTTTCCAATTCTCACTCAACAATGGGGATATCTTTTGCTTATGGACATTTACAACAATGATAAGGAAAAGGTTAGGTTAAGGTATTAAGAACTACTCTATCAGGCCATGGGTTGAAACAATTGATGTTCATGTTGGTAGTTATCTCTTGatgtatttatttcatttttgcgtatttttgtttcaattgtaATCATTTCAGATGTGATGTACGAATGCTATGTTTCTTTGTTGTTGAAGTCTAAATTAATTCCACTTTTTGTTATTGATGTTATTGCACAACAAATTTCATAGGTTTTcataaacaaagttaaatgaagaattttattaaaattaaaatcaaaggtGTTTTACATATTAATTGGGACAATATAATGAGGGGTGTTATAAGGAGAGCTAAAAACAAATGTGAAGAGAGCTAAATGTGATTCTACACAGGATGACAAATGCAACATATGTAGTCAATAACCTAAAAGTCAAATCCACCTCCTAACAAACTGCCATTTTGCTAGATTAATTTGGGATTTGCTATTAGATACACAAAAACATGACTTCTTTCAATTAAGAACTCTCTATTCTTAGTTACTGACAAATTCGAAGCCTCATAATAAAGTTAGCCAACATAACTCTTAGCATATTAAGTATGTTATTGTCCTATGGCTTTTATGGAAGAACATGAatcttttggtttttgaaaatgtGACAACCACTCTGCAAGGAATTGTGGCTCAAGTTAGGAATTTAATGTAAGAGTTGACTCAGCCAAAATTCTTTACAAATTCACCAGAGAAGGAGTTTTCAACTTTTTGGCTTTTGGTTGGTCTCCACCACCGTTAGGGTGGTTAAAGCTTAATGTTGATGGATTTGTTCATCTTGGAGGGTATACAACTTTGTGGGGGATGCGGGAGTATTCCAAAATGATCACGGATATTGGGTTGGGTTGGTGGTTTCTCTATGAAAATTTGAGCTTGCAATGGGCTAATGGAAAAATTATGGGATATTCTATTAGCATTAGAGATTTATTTTTAGAGAAATGTATCAAGCAATAATGTGTTGAAAGTGACtcaaagtttttgttcaacttTTTTCTAGACAATTTGACCATAATCATCGATATCCAACTAGTATTAGAAGGATACAACAATTGTTGTCAAGAGATTGGCAAGTTTGCATAACTCATACATATCGTGAGGGCAATGTTTTAACAGATTGGCTGGCTGTGATGGGCCATGACCTACctgtgtgtttggtttggtttgaccTACCACATTAAGGTTGTTGGAACCTATTATGGAGAGATTTTGTTGGGGTTTCATTCTTTAAAAGAGTTAGTATCTAGTTGTTGTTAAATCTccctttgataaaaaaaaaagtggaaaaaagAGATATGTACAAAAAATGACACAAATatcctaaaaaaaagaaaacagaacaaattaaatatgtttttcttttagagTTTTTCGTATAGTTCCATAACTAAAAGTTATCGGTCTTGGTACTTAATTTATTCTTCCATTTAGTTTTCATCTTTATCATGATGCATCTCTATTAAACAACAATGTGACACtagttttattattgtttaattacattttaaggTAGTGAGACATAATGTCTCAATGAGTGCTCTAAGACTGTATGGCTGGGTTAAACTCTTATACCCAAACAATTCATCTATTGGTCGGGTTTCCTATGGATTTTCCCTCACTAGGTCTCTATCAAAATCTATCATTACTATAGTTGGGTCTACATCCATCAATCATAAACACTTTTTTCTAACACATCTCTCGTGCTTACTCTACTATGATGGTTCCCCTTTATCAATATCATAGGATTTATCCTTTAACTAGCAAGTTACTTCCATTACTCTCTCTAGCATTAACTTCATTTTTCATACTTGCATTCTACTCTTTAACACTCACTTTGCATCAATCTATTTCTCAATAAAATACATCATAGCCTATACTAACATAATGTCATTTTAGGTATACCTCTCTCTACGCCCTTTAAGAGTCATACCCCACCCCATTACTAGCCACCACAACAATTTAATATTTAGAAACATATATATTCACAAACATACTACCACTAGGGATATAATCATTAACACATCACATAAGTACAACACAAGGCATACATGACATCCACAACATAAGCCACACAAGGCAAACAAACTCATAATAATGCACTATGCAATTCGatgttcctttcttttttctcacaTATATATGGTACTAGTAAAATATTTGCACAAGAAGCTCGGAAGGATATGTAATAACGAACCCACATGATTCCTTTACCACACTATCCCCAAGATGAGACTATTGGCGATGCGTCAGGGTTACCTAATCTTGCAAGAATACTCCAACCTATAGAATTAGCATGAGTCACATGAAGATTCCAAATTGGATAACACCTCCAAGTACAACATCATACTTCAACTCATTCATGTCCTCCTTGGTTCAGCTCAACCACCTCCTACGTCTTAAAAACATATGCACATTTATGATGCATGTCTCTAACATTCATATACAAGTGGTTCCATTGAACCTTACATCAAACTAGTGAGCCTATTCTCGCCCCATATAGGTTAGGTCACTAGTCTCAATGGCATATTAACATGTAACCACAACTTATCATAACATGGTGGTCTCTGTTCCACATGACCTTGGGCCACATGTAAATCTTTTCAAAACATTGCCATGAAATCACTGTATTCACCAATGTACACATGAACATCATACATTGCAATTCACACTTAGAGATAATGTAAAACATTCAATGAATCCACTACACTCTAATCATCATTCAATCAATCATGTACCTAAAATACATCTTAACTCTATGCCACACATCAATTATAGCATCTACCCACTTTTTATTATGATTGGTATTACATAAATTATAGCATCTTAATCATCTTAGAAAGGATAAGGGAAAGCACACACCAAGGAAAGCATGGAGACAAGCTCTGACCAACCCTTATGAACCTTGTGGTGTCATCCACCATGACCCCTACAACAACTCTTACTATGGTTAAAACTTGGTGTGATTTAAAACATGATCCCTAAGCCCTGAGTTTGGAAACTCTAAGGggaagataaaaatattaactattaggTTTTATGCGCTAGGGGTGGAAATAGGCCGAGTAGAGCTAGGCTTTGCTCGACCTGTACCTAGCTTGGGTTAAAAGCATATGGCATGAGCCTGACTTGTTTACTCGTAGAGGCTTTTTTAAGGGTTTGAGCTTGGCCTGGCCTACAAGTCTATTTTGAGGCCTAGTTTGTGATAATTTAGCACTATGATAGAGGTAAAAATATGTATGTGAAACTTTACAATAATCaaatctaatttatttatatgatataagCATATTTTAAGGTTTAATATAGCATTCATGATcttacttaaaaatatattttgtaataatacatttaaatgacaaatttatttttttaataaacttatttataCACTTTAACTTGACATTTTATGTAAACCAACATgattaacatttaaaaagacaaataaatgtaagattttaatgaattataacattttagtacaataataatactaataatgaatgattatttatgaatttttaaataggACAACTTGTTAGACCTAAAAGGCTTTTTGAATGGCGTAGGGCCTCACATGTTTACCTAAATAGGCTTTACTAAAAGCCTTGGCCTAGTCTAGTTTCTGAAAAGGCCTAGCCTGGTCTGGGCCTAATGTACGCTAGGCCATAAGCTTTTGTTGAGCAGCTTGGTCTATTTTCGTCCTACTCTACACATAACTATAAGTCCACTCTATTATTTTGTACTTCTAAAACTTGTAGGTCtcttctctctatatataggaaGGAAGAGATTTATGAGATTATTTTGTCCAATGTGAAACTTAAAGTGTTTTTCATGATCAAGTAGTCTACTTCATAGTCAATTTTCTCTATGATAGAAGCCTATTTTGGTTTCTATGATGTAGGGatgaaaaaccaaataaaagaaTAGATTAGGAACCAAGACTAGTCAAATATAAGTTAagggattaaaaacaaaaaaccgtAAAAGTTGAAGAatgataaaaaatcaaacaaaacattgaTTAAAGATTAAGactgattaaattatatttttttgtgttgacTCTATGTTTCATCACaggaaaaaaattctaattaaattttaatttaaggactaaaaattaaaacctCTAAAAGTTGAAGGATTACAAACATATTTTGCACAAgaaaatatgtaataaataagattttttttcttattttctttttctctaaatTGATAAGAAATATTTGAGTGAGTTCcaccatattttttctttcctcgtctttttttttttcatatcaaaTGTGGGAAAACTTCACATTGattctttccctttttctttctcttgttttccttcattatcCAGAAATAAGACACTAATGTATCCCATTTACTATTGCTATTTATTAtaggtagaaaaaaaattaaaggtgtttttgaaaaaactagttaaatttatcttatttagGTGAAAGAATTTGTATTTGATGATTctgataaaaaatagttaaacttatcatatttttttatatatttaaagaccacatttatttttttattctttcacgAAAATTCATCACTTATCATAATTTTGAAGAGGAAtttgattattgtttttttaaaaaagtaaaaagccCAAACTTTTATGCCTTTCCCTTGTCATCATttttgaaggagaaaaaaacaaataaaagaagaagaaaaaaaaaagatactgCGAGGTAAAACAGCAAGGAAGCAACGGAAGTGTGCATGACAGCCTTTGCCTTTGTGTGATTGTGACCCCGTTCGTTCCTCTTTCCCTCCGTCACCATCCCCCAAACCCCATACGGCGCCGTTTCCCTCTCTTCTGTCGTTTCTTTCGCCTCTTCCCTCCGATGCGCTTCTCCATCTCATTCCTCGTTGTCGTTTTCGTCGCGCTTTGCGATTCTTCGAGTCAACGCTCCCGTTTCGCTTCTCTTAATTGTCGTTTTGTCGATTCATCCGCATAAAAAAGCACCTTCTTCACACGCTTTCTTCGTCATTCTCTGAGTCTCAGGCACTCCCTTTCATTCCGAATTTCCTTTATCTCAATTCAAAGAAACCACAACTGCCACGTGGTGACGCGAAATCGTACACTGCTACTTATTtcgttgaagaaaaaaaaaacacgtattcgattttattttatttttctttctatttttaaattgtttaggTTTTCAATTTTATCGCCGTGAAAcgattgttattattattttcttgttctGCAGGTTTTAATCGGTGTTTTTTTTATGCCTAAAAGTCACTTGCGGAAATTAGGTTAGGTAATGTTCCTTTCTCGCTTTCCACGCTACTGTATGCATTTTGTTTTGAgcaatttgtttaaaattgcttataaaaagaaaaaggaaacaattttgttgaagatttaaatttaaattgttaacATATTGATACATATAGTGCAAGATGAGAACTATGTATGGTTTTGGAAGtaaatgttgtttttttaacaGAATACCAATGGAAGTAGCTGATTTTTCAGCATCCTGGTTTTGCTAGTGCTAAGGAATAGAGTTTATTTTCAGTCAATTTGTATTTAAAGGGGGTGTAAATATGTCTCTGTGTGTGTTTTTCTGGGTTAATCTTATGATCCCTTGGTGGTGGAGTTAGATGGATGTTATTGTTGTCTCACTCAATCTATGTCTTGAAGGTTCGAGCGGCACTTTGCCATTGTTGATGGAGCGGTCCGGGAGCTTAAACAGCAGTCAGCATGTTATAGAAATAGCTGGGAGCGCCGATGCTTCCACATCGTCTGCATCACATCATGATAGACATTTTAATGGCACAAATGTGACGCAGCATGAAGAAAGAATTAGCGGTGCAAGGATGCCTCTTTCTCAGCCTTCAGTTTCAGCAACTAGTGTATCTAATGGGTCAAATAGTCGAAACTCATCGTTCATAAGACGAGGGGATACTCGGCGGAATAGGAGTCCTGTGCATTCAGGGTTATGGATATCTATTGAGCTGGTCCTACTCCTGAGCCAGATTGTTGCATCTATAATTGTTTTGTCTTTGTCAAGGCATGAACATCCGCGTACCCCGTTGTTTCAATGGATCATTGGTTATGCTTCTGGATGTGCTGCTACCCTCCCTCTACTTTATTGGCGGTATTATCATCATAACCATATGCAAGAGCAAGAGTCATCTCAATCTAGGCAGACTTCTCCTCGGATTAATGATCCTTCAGGGACACTTCTTTTCAGTTCTAGAACTAATGGTGGAGAAGATGGTCAGTCTGCCGTTGCATCTTCCAGAAGCAATCAACCTTCATTATTGATGAA
Proteins encoded in this window:
- the LOC114383565 gene encoding E3 ubiquitin-protein ligase At1g63170-like isoform X1 translates to MPKSHLRKLGSSGTLPLLMERSGSLNSSQHVIEIAGSADASTSSASHHDRHFNGTNVTQHEERISGARMPLSQPSVSATSVSNGSNSRNSSFIRRGDTRRNRSPVHSGLWISIELVLLLSQIVASIIVLSLSRHEHPRTPLFQWIIGYASGCAATLPLLYWRYYHHNHMQEQESSQSRQTSPRINDPSGTLLFSSRTNGGEDGQSAVASSRSNQPSLLMNRRMKTLVEYFKISLDCFFAVWFVVGNVWIFGGHSSANEAPNLYRLCIVFLAFSCIGYAMPFIFCSTICCCLPCIISILGVREDMSQNRGATSESINALPIYKFKMKKNKRNGNGNSAAAEGGVVAAGTEKEHVISGEDAVCCICLAKYENNDELRELPCSHLFHKDCVDKWLKINALCPLCKSDVGENLTGSVSGEDASQQQGESRVENGLTNTSV